The DNA region TTGGAACGCGTGGTGAATCCGAACCTTTCGCCTCGATAGCCGCAAACAGTCCAAGTTGCTTCAGGATTTCCTGAAATGCTGGATCTCGGCGCAGACCCTTGAACAGCGGCGAGATTCCAAGTTCCACCACGCCGGCTGCTTTTTCAGTAACTGCCTGCTGCAGCAATTGCAGAGTGCGCTCCCTGTTAGCGGTCCCGGCATAGACTACGGCCAAGGAGTACGCAGATGCTGCTCCACGTTCAACTGAACTCTCAAGCTGGTTCAGGATTTCTCGGGTTTGCTCCCTTTGTCCCATAACTGCATAGACGTATCCGAGTTCGGCTATGTATTCTGGTGTTCCCGGCGAAAGCTCAATAGCTTTTTTCAATTCGGGAATCGCTTTGTTATAGCTCTGCTGCGCAGCATAGGCGCAACCGATGGTTCGGTGGCTGCGAGCGTTTGCCGGGTCAAGGGCGAGTGTCTTCTGGCTCTGTGCAAGGGCATCTTCGTATTGTCCGGCATAATAGAAGATCAGGGCCAGATTGGAATTGGCATAACTGGAAAGCGGATCTAGCTGCTGCGCCTTCCGGGCCTCACTTAGCGCCTCCGTAACCCTTCCTCTTTCGGTCAGGAGATTTGAGTACCAGGCGTGAAGCGTGGGTAAACCCGAATTCAATTCAATTGCTTGCCTGTACTCCGATTCCGCTCCATCCCAATTCCAATCGTAATCCTCCATCACTTTAGCGAGAGCGGCGTGCGCCTCCGCCGATGAGGGATCAAGTCGCAGAGCTTGCTGAGCGGCTGAGCGCGCTTTTTCAAAATTGTCTTTGCCGGAAGAGCCCGCCAGCTCCGGAAGTAAGTGGTAAGAATCTGAGAGCGCGGCGTATGCGAGCGCGTAATGCGGGTCGATTGCAATTGCCTTCTGCAGGTATTCGACACTCATCTGTACCCCGGTGTTCGTGCGCTGGTTCCAGTAGTAGCGCCCGCGCAAATAGTTCTCGTGCGCTTCAGGGTTTACCGCGCGTGGTCTGTTCAACCGGCGCAGTTCTTCAGCAGTCAGCTTGATCTGGATCTCGTCGGCGATGGCTTTCGCGACATCTTCCTGAAGAGTCAGGATGTCGCCAACGTTTCTCTCGTAGGTTCTGGTCCAAAATGGAACATCGGTCTGGGCCCGGATCAGCTTTGCCTGCACCTTCACGTGGTGATCGAATCGTTCTACCGAGCCTTCCAAAACTGCATCGACATTCAGCTCTTTCGCGATCTGCGGCAGCGACTTCGTAGAACCCTTGTAGGTCATCATCGACGTACGTGAGATCACTCGAAGAGCGCTGATCTGGGCGAGATCGGTGATCAGTTCTTCAGTCATTCCATCGGCGAAGTATTCCTGATCTGCACCTGCCGAATAGTCCTTTAATGGCAGAACGGCGACGGATTGAACAACCGGGGCGCTCGCATGAGTCAGCATTCCTTTCGCCCACCAAATGACGGCGCCGGCCACCGCGAGCATGAGGGCGAGAATGGCGGTAACCGCAATTTCCCGGTTCAGAATTCCGGGAGGCGAACTGGCAGTTTGCGTGCCGGTGCGGACCGAGGCGACTCGGCGCAAATCTACGCCCAGTTCTACTGCCGATTCATAACGGTTTTCCGGCTGTTTATCGAGACACTTCATTACAACTTGTTCAAGTTCGAGAGAAGCTCCTGGTCGAATCTGGCCCAGCCGTTTCGGCATTTCATGAAGGATGTTTTCGATGACGATGAAGGGCGAGCCGTTCGCAAAGGCGCGTCGGCCCGTACACATCTCATAGAGAACCGCGCCGGCGGCATAGATATCGCTTCTTGCTGATGCTTGTTCGCCGCGCAGTTGTTCTGGCGCCTGATAGGGCAGCGTTCCGGCCATCGGCAAATCCATGACCGATTGGGTGGTATCTGTCGACAAAGTTTGCGATAACTGCGCCAGGCCAAAATCAAGGATCTTCAAACGGCCATCGGGAGTGAGCTGCAGGTTTGCGGGCTTGAGATCGCGATGCAAAACGCCGGCCTCGTGTGCGGCCACAAGCCCATCGGCCAATTGCATCCCCACCCTCAGAACTTCATTCGTCGGCATTGTTCCCGAGGCTAAGCGGCTCGCCAGCGTCTCTCCCGGTATGTACTCCGTGACCAGAAAGTCGATCCCATTCTGGGAATCAAAATCAAAGACCGTGGCGATATTGGGATGATTCAGCCGTGCCAGAACCCGCGCTTCTTTGTGAAATCGCTTCCGCGCGTTCTCATCATTAAAGGCGGTGGGCGGCAGAAGCTTCAGGGCAACGTCTCGTCCGAGCCGCTCATCGTGGGCGCGATAGACTACGCCCATTCCGCCCTCTCCCACTTGCTCGAGGAGACGGTAATGGCCGATTAAGCTTCCGAGCGTCATCACGGAACTGGCCATGGCGCGCATCTTATGACCCGCTCAGGCGCAAGTCAACGCTGTCCGTTTCCGGAGCGGCAAGTAACTTTCTTTTCCCATAACCGGACAGTGAATAAGAAAACAGGCATGATCAAGCTTGAAGAGCATTTGCCATCAACTACTTAGATACTGCGTGCTCTGGAATGTTATGTGCAGTACCAGCATCGGAGCTTACAATTCCGTGGCGGGAGCGCGAATGAAAGTATTCGCTGACATTCGGTACGCGTTGCGCGTCTTGCTCAACGCAAAGGGATTCTCCGTTGTGGCTGTTCTCACGTTGGCGCTTGGTATTGGAGCCAATACAGCGATGTTCAGTGTGATCAACGCGGTTTTGCTGCGTCCGCTGCCGTTCCGCGATCCTAGTCAACTCGTCGCCCTCGGCAACTACAACACAGAGAGACCGATGCCTGAAGTCGCGCACGGCTCTATGTCGTTTCCTGATTACGTAGACGTCCGCTCTCGCTCCAAAACGTTTCAGGATGTCGCCGCCTACACACTTAGTGACTCGCGAACGCTTACTGGACTCGGCGAGCCCTTTCGCGTCAAAGCCGCACACGTAACCACGAATCTGTTTTCGGTGCTCGGTGTTTCTCCGCTCCTCGGACGCACGTTCTCCGACGGAGAAGATGAAGCGCATCATCACGTAGCCATTCTCAGCGACACCTTCTGGCGCACTCACTTCAACTCGGATTCACACGTGTTGGGTCGCATGTTCGCGCTCAATGGAACGAACTACGAAGTTGTGGGCGTAATGCCGCGTGGTTTTCAGTGGCCCATCGAGGCTGAAGCACAAGACGTCTGGGTAACTTTTTCCGAGTCGGATGAAAGCGATCCTAAAGACAAGCCGATGACAAAGCTGCGCAGCGCGCACTGGATTGAATGCATCGGACGGCTGAAAGACGGCGTAACGCTGGAGCAATCGAATGCGGACCTGCGACGGATCGCAAGCACGCTCTCGTCCGAGTTCCCAAACAGCAATACCCGATCTGGCATTGCCGCGTCTCCGCAGATTACTTATCTGGTCGGCGACTCACGAACATCGCTCCTGGTTCTATTCATCGCCGTCGGCCTGGTGTTGCTCATGGCGTGCGCCAACGTTGCCAACCTACTGCTCGCCCGAAGCAGCAGCCGGACTCGAGAAATTGCTATTCGTGCAGCGCTCGGTGCGACGCGCGGGCGCATCGTTCGACAACTGTTTACGGAAGCACTTGTCCTCGCCGGCGTTGGAGGCGCGCTCGGTATCGCTTTCGCTACATGGTCAGTAAAAGCCGTGTTGAAGTTGTATCCAGCCAATCTTCCGCGTGCGCAGCAGATTGGAATTGACCCCTGGGTTCTGGTCTTCACTGCCGGATTGGCACTACTCACAGGCTTTCTGTTCGGTCTGCTTCCGGCTATGCAGGTTTCATCTCCCAACCTCGCCGAAGAGATGCGCAGCGGCAGTGTCAGTAGTACGGAGCGTCGAAGCCAACATCGTCTGCGCTCCGCTCTTATCATTGGCCAGATCACG from Terriglobales bacterium includes:
- a CDS encoding protein kinase — protein: MASSVMTLGSLIGHYRLLEQVGEGGMGVVYRAHDERLGRDVALKLLPPTAFNDENARKRFHKEARVLARLNHPNIATVFDFDSQNGIDFLVTEYIPGETLASRLASGTMPTNEVLRVGMQLADGLVAAHEAGVLHRDLKPANLQLTPDGRLKILDFGLAQLSQTLSTDTTQSVMDLPMAGTLPYQAPEQLRGEQASARSDIYAAGAVLYEMCTGRRAFANGSPFIVIENILHEMPKRLGQIRPGASLELEQVVMKCLDKQPENRYESAVELGVDLRRVASVRTGTQTASSPPGILNREIAVTAILALMLAVAGAVIWWAKGMLTHASAPVVQSVAVLPLKDYSAGADQEYFADGMTEELITDLAQISALRVISRTSMMTYKGSTKSLPQIAKELNVDAVLEGSVERFDHHVKVQAKLIRAQTDVPFWTRTYERNVGDILTLQEDVAKAIADEIQIKLTAEELRRLNRPRAVNPEAHENYLRGRYYWNQRTNTGVQMSVEYLQKAIAIDPHYALAYAALSDSYHLLPELAGSSGKDNFEKARSAAQQALRLDPSSAEAHAALAKVMEDYDWNWDGAESEYRQAIELNSGLPTLHAWYSNLLTERGRVTEALSEARKAQQLDPLSSYANSNLALIFYYAGQYEDALAQSQKTLALDPANARSHRTIGCAYAAQQSYNKAIPELKKAIELSPGTPEYIAELGYVYAVMGQREQTREILNQLESSVERGAASAYSLAVVYAGTANRERTLQLLQQAVTEKAAGVVELGISPLFKGLRRDPAFQEILKQLGLFAAIEAKGSDSPRVPTNDI
- a CDS encoding ABC transporter permease → MKVFADIRYALRVLLNAKGFSVVAVLTLALGIGANTAMFSVINAVLLRPLPFRDPSQLVALGNYNTERPMPEVAHGSMSFPDYVDVRSRSKTFQDVAAYTLSDSRTLTGLGEPFRVKAAHVTTNLFSVLGVSPLLGRTFSDGEDEAHHHVAILSDTFWRTHFNSDSHVLGRMFALNGTNYEVVGVMPRGFQWPIEAEAQDVWVTFSESDESDPKDKPMTKLRSAHWIECIGRLKDGVTLEQSNADLRRIASTLSSEFPNSNTRSGIAASPQITYLVGDSRTSLLVLFIAVGLVLLMACANVANLLLARSSSRTREIAIRAALGATRGRIVRQLFTEALVLAGVGGALGIAFATWSVKAVLKLYPANLPRAQQIGIDPWVLVFTAGLALLTGFLFGLLPAMQVSSPNLAEEMRSGSVSSTERRSQHRLRSALIIGQITVGIVLLTGAGLLIRSLEKLSHIDLGFNPDHVLTAAFDLSSTRYKSDQMDSFITELLQRIRALPEVVNASGAMPLPLNDDDWSVDFDLADHPLPEAQQPAAGFYVVQPGFFETMQIPLLRGRTFDERDSRNGKPSVIISRGFARKYFPNQDPIGKIMTIGAGEGAARARYKTREIVGVVGDIRKSDLTRAPGPAYYVPEPQLMWGSPVLIVRAKQDAKLLAKPLGEILRQMDSEAPLHEVETLDDYLALALGRARFEAVLLGIFAAVALLLTAIGLYGVVAYAVVQRTREIGIRIAVGASRQQVLVMVLHRGLVLTLAGVAAGLGCAFVLARFIQSLLYEIPPHDPATYGMVSVILGCVALAASYMPASRATKVDPMISLRSE